The Pleurodeles waltl isolate 20211129_DDA unplaced genomic scaffold, aPleWal1.hap1.20221129 scaffold_71, whole genome shotgun sequence genome has a segment encoding these proteins:
- the LOC138280282 gene encoding uncharacterized protein → MKVKKRSRSQKHTDEGEEEEGRRAAEVGARKRDREGEAHMGRGAEARLRSTQMKREDGEQERKKNEEQKTEEQKTEDRRRRTEDRRPQKKIHKTKNRRQETTEEDEEEEKRRRQSNSDEGEEEESRRVQMKVKRRSRSQKSTDEGEEEEQKSEEYR, encoded by the exons atgaaggtgaagaagaggagcagaagtcaGAAgcatacagatgaaggtgaagaagaagaggggcgacgagcggcAGAGGTAGGAGCcaggaagagggacagagaaggagaggcacacatgggtcgcggtgcagaggcgAGGctaagaagcacacagatgaagagagaagacggggagcaggagcgaaagaaga acgaagagcagaagacagaagaacagaagacagaagacagaagacgaagaacagaagacagaagaccacagaagaagatacacaagacgaagaacagaagacaggagaccacagaagaagatgaagaagaagagaagcgCAGAAGACAGAGCAattcagatgaaggtgaagaagaggagagcagaagagtacagatgaaggtgaagaggaGGAGTAGAagtcagaagagtacagatgaaggtgaagaagaggagcagaagtcagaagaatacagatga